atacataattttataagaatgtAAAATGGTGCGGATGACCAATTTGCTCAACAACTCGTGGATATGGATGAACAATGGTTAAGTGTAGAGCAACAAGATGTCAACGAAAATCAAGGAGCTAAAATGACACAAGTTCGACAAaccataacaaataaaatatgggAAAATTGTCGTAGatcttaaaagaatttatatttaatgttaagcTTTTGTTAACATTCAGACTTAAGaactttcatttatatttaatggcatgtattatcttatttattatttagagtTAAATTGCAAGATGATTTTATTTCAAGTTAAATTGCaagttcattttattaattctccacttgtttttttttttggcatttatataaaataatatacattagTTATGAAAATAGTtcaaaccaaacacattttcggtgtttttatttcctaaaaatagaaaacaagaagtcaaaccaaacatattttcagaattctaatcttttgaaaattaaaacagaaaatgaaaatgcaaaccaaacccACCCTAAAAAACCGAAAATGCTCTTTTAGTGTTCATTTCCGCTTGTTTCTTCTCATCTGAGCGAGGAAAGAATTTTGTGTGGGTTCTGcaagatttttaaattattttgtaacatTTTACGTGCACCAAACCGATGAAGAAAGCGGAAGTTTGTACACTTCCTTGcctttctcttcatttttttgtaTATCTTGTGTCTTCCAAACAGAGGGTTCATTCATGGAAAGTAATTGATACTTCAGATCTCTCGAGCAAATTTATTGGATAAATAGTTTAATTCATCCTCAAAAGTGTGATAcggttttaagaaaataatgagTCAGTTAAACTAAGAAACTTTTGCTTTATGAATCTTTCACCCGATTTTTACTCCTTTGTCAAACTGACGCTAAGAACTATAGTAAGAATACTGATAATTGTTCCTGAACACATTTTATAGACAAATGCTACTATTTATCAGGTCATGAGGATACCTACCCCATTGTTCATTTTGGTGGAAATAGCATAAATGAAAatcagaaaaaggaaaataggaTGGAAATACTAGATTTTCGTTATTTATTTTAGAGGAGAAACAGGAAAATAGTAAGACATTTTTATGACTCACAAAAACACTCTATACAATACATTTTAgagtttcttttctcttcttttttagacGAGGTTTATAATCTATTACATTATTACTTGCAGAATTCCTTTCTATAGGTGATCAGTGGTGAGAGAGAGGGAAAAAAGAAAGGATCTAGTTAAGATAGTCTTGCAAAACATGTATCTGCAACTGTGTTGTATAAAATTCACTattcttttgtaaataaaaaatgactatCATCAATTCAATTATgtattgaagttttttttttcttttggatcaGCAATTATGTATTGATGTTACTCTCtggttatatatttttaattaatttcaacaaaATATATCCACTATGATGCTTTATTGTATGCCGTCCCCACCAATCCAGTATCTATCCTTCCCTTTATGGTGGGCGGCAAATTATTGTCTAAATCGTTTTACAAGATTTAAGATAGTGCAATCAGGCCTCCACCCAAAGCAACCTTAGCCACGAATGTTTGGTCGGCAATTTACTAAATCCGTGGTGGTTCATAACATATAATACTACAAACGTCTACTTTTTTTCTGTTGTATATCCACAAACAGTCATACCCATAAaactttcaacaaattttagaacaaagagagagatataaatagaagagaaaaaaaaagtaagataaCATAGATAATGAGATggaaaatagaagagaaaaatgaattgtaaaaatatattataagcaaTTTGAGTATGATTAGAATCACTCGTAGAAATGTGCACTTATTATTGATTATTGACCCTTAATATCCTGGGGCCCTCCAAAGACAGCTGGACAAGCGATAGCCTTGTATTTGGTACATTCATTAGGaacttattattaaaatatctcAAAAGTCTCTTTTAAAGTATTCAGCCTGTTTGACTTCGTGTTTAATCAAAGATTGAAGATATTTACCGaagaaaacagaaagaaaagttgaagaTCAATTTATTCAAAGCCAACCACTACCACAAACGAATTGCAACCACAgaaataagttatttaattcGCTACGTAGTTGTCAATTCGCTATAATAGTAGTTGTTAAATACCGACCTCGTATGACAATAATTGCTCTTTTATTGTTCTTGTTTCAGTTAATTTTGTTACTTCATTAAATACTCTAATTGGTAATACATCTGTTTGTACGCAAATTTTTGTcatttgaaattaatatatagattttccAATCTAATCACTTACTATACCCCAAAATTTAGGGGTCATATGGTCATATGGTCATAATGACGTATAATCACCTTTTATTGTCCAAAATACCCCCTTGCTCTGTATTTATGGTGGCCAAAGAAAGGGTAAGAATGGCAAAACCACCCTACGTTACCAAGTTACAAATTACAAGAAGTAAGTCACATCCATGTAGTTATAGTGATTGCGTTTGTGACTTTGTAACTTGGTCTCGTGGTATGGAGAGGGTATAGCTTCAAAGGACTCGTCTCTCGGTTCCTCAGGCTCTGATAGGCTATAGGATTTGCTGGCGGTGATTACAAATCACAAGCATGTATGCCagttgttctttttctttttcttcttcttcctcaagtttttccatTTCATATATTATCATGAATGAACTACGACTGATATATCAGATATACTatacataactttttttctaaCGAATAACTAGTAAAACTAAAAACTGTATTAGTTTTCTGTTTGTCAAATTGATATGTGAAAAAAGTGATGACTGATGAGGCTCAAGGTCCTTTGCTAGCAGGCTATAAATCTGTGCATTTTTAttagaataataaaaagttagaaattGTAAATGTTTATAACCTGTAACTATGATTGGAATGCAGTTATCATGGTCCTTTTCCCATCTTTTGTGAATGGATTGGTAAGAACTGTGTCAATCAAGAAAGAGAAGAATTGTCAAAAGGAGGATGGAAGAAAAGCTGTGGAAGAATTGGCAAAggaagcaaggaagaatgaattGCTATTGAGTTCATCTGGAGTTGTGAAGTCAACCAAGGCCAACAATTTTGTTTCTGTGTTCACTAATAGGGGCCAGAAAGGAGTCAATCAGGATCGTCTTCTTGTTTGGGAGGTAAGACAACACTCCTTTTCAAGCCTTTAAAAGTTAGCTTAGTGTAGGAATTATCATAATGTTATGCTTTGTTGGCTGTTGATGATGCTAGGAATTTGGTTGCCAACAAGACATGATGTTCTGTGGAGTTTTTGATGGGCATGGTCCATGGGGACACTTTGTAGCCAAAAGGGTTAGGAAGTTAGTACCAGCCGTTTTGCTATGCAATTGGCAGGAAAATCTGGCTGCAACATCACTTGACCTGGATTTTAAAATGGAAGCTGACAAAAATATCCATGGATTGGACATATGGAAACAATCTTACATAAAGACTTGTGCTGCCGTTGATCAGGATCTGAAGCAGCACACTGGGATTGATTCCTTCCTAAGTGGCTCTACAGCATTGACAATTATCAAACAGGTTATCTATATTCATGTGGCATGCTATTTCAAGTTTTGATTTacttacttgaatcttgaaatgtTTTGAGCAATATGCTTCCAACCTTACgtatttttgtcaaaacataTCATGCTTCTAATGTttaaagttcatttttttttgtttgctttattACATTTTTCCTTACTGACAAAACATGCATTGGGAGGACACGGTTAACGAAAGATTTATTTCCCggctaaaatttaataataattgatgGAAATTTGTTGGATGTGATGATTATAAAATTCAGCATAATCAATTTCATCATCTAAAGAGTTGAGAAGATGGAAGAAGTAAAATCAGTGTGTCATTTGATAGTcttaactttaaattaaaacttcTTCTAAACTAAACACTTCCCTTCCCCACGTAATTTAATTCAAGATGATAGGGAGTGAAAGAGATTAAGGTATGTAACTTATGTTTAAAAACTAATTccgttatttataaaaaaaaactatttcaaataatTGCATAACATGGCTTGATAGACATAATTGCTCTTAATTACTCAATTTCAGTGGCCATGCTCTCAACTTGCAGTGCTATACTAGACCTTACTTTAATGTAATAATCAGAAGTAGCCTGAAATGTTTCACTGATGTTTCAGGGTGAATATCTTACTATAGCAAACATAGGTGATTGTAGGGCTGTCTTGGCAACTACTTCAGATGATGGCATATTAACTCCACATCAGCTTACCACTGACTTCAAGCCAAATTTACCTCGTAAGAAATGATTTAATTTGTTGAAGAAATATTAGTGTATTAGGGGTGAGCAgatgaatgaaattgattttgaagtacATGTTTataggtttttattttaaaaacaaattaatagtaaaatttagtataaatttttttatccaaaccaaAAGCAATCTAAAATTACATGAACTCAAAATCAATTCCCTAACACGACACCAAATATGTAACATGAATTGAAACACTCAATCagtcttttttttgttgttgttgatttcAGAGGAGGCAGAACGCATAACACAATCCAGAGGGAGGGTATTTTGTATGGAAGATGAACCAGGAGTGTACAGGGTCTGGATGCCAAATGGTAAAACACCAGGACTAGCAATATCTAGAGCTTTTGGAGACCACTGCATGAAGGACTTTGGACTAATCTCCGTGCCTGATGTCACACACAGAAAAATTACCACCAGGGATCAATTTGTCATCTTGGCAACAGATGGGGTATGCGTCTCTTATGTTTAATGCAATAACTCGTTGTTTAAGGGACAGGTTTTAATTTAACCGAAGTTAAAAGGAAACGTATTAAGAAACGGAACAAAATTGGTTCTAGTACCTAATAGTCATCATGCTTGATTGGTGTAGAACCAGGAAGTGTTCAAGTAATTGCTTTTTTCGTTATCTCCCAGGTATGGGATGTTATATCCAACCAGGAAGC
This region of Glycine soja cultivar W05 chromosome 17, ASM419377v2, whole genome shotgun sequence genomic DNA includes:
- the LOC114393961 gene encoding probable protein phosphatase 2C 34 produces the protein MVLFPSFVNGLVRTVSIKKEKNCQKEDGRKAVEELAKEARKNELLLSSSGVVKSTKANNFVSVFTNRGQKGVNQDRLLVWEEFGCQQDMMFCGVFDGHGPWGHFVAKRVRKLVPAVLLCNWQENLAATSLDLDFKMEADKNIHGLDIWKQSYIKTCAAVDQDLKQHTGIDSFLSGSTALTIIKQGEYLTIANIGDCRAVLATTSDDGILTPHQLTTDFKPNLPQEAERITQSRGRVFCMEDEPGVYRVWMPNGKTPGLAISRAFGDHCMKDFGLISVPDVTHRKITTRDQFVILATDGVWDVISNQEAVKIVSATSHKEKAAQRLVKCAIHEWKRKKSGIAMDDMSAICLFFHSSPSHQLPPAIKIVD